One genomic region from Bradyrhizobium icense encodes:
- the pnp gene encoding polyribonucleotide nucleotidyltransferase — translation MFNTHSVEIDWGGRPLKLETGKIARQADGAVMATYGETVVLATVVAAKAPREGVDFLPLTVDYQEKTYAAGRIPGGYFKREGRPTEKETLVSRLIDRPIRPLFADGWRNETQVIVTVLSHDMENDPDVLSMVAASAALTLSGAPFKGPIGAARVAFSNDEYILNPTLDEMTDTQLDLVVAGTSDAVLMVESEAKELSEEIMLGAVMFGHRHFQPVIKAIIELAEKAAKDPREVTTIDNSEIEKEMLGLVEQDLRSAYAIPIKQERYAAVGKAKEKVIAHYFPEGQEPKYDKLRIAGVFKELEAKIVRWNILDTGKRIDGRDNKTVRNIIAEVGVLPRAHGSALFTRGETQAMVVTTLGTGEDEQYIDALSGTYKETFLLHYNFPPYSVGETGRLGGTKRREVGHGKLAWRAIHPVLPPHHEFPYTVRVVSEITESNGSSSMASVCGASLALMDAGVPLKRPTAGIAMGLILEGSRFAVLSDILGDEDHLGDMDFKVAGTDQGITSLQMDIKIEGITEEIMKVALGQAREGRVHILGEMAKALTNARAELGEYAPRIETFKIATDKIREVIGTGGKVIREIVEKTGAKVNIEDDGTVKVASNDGEAMKAAIKWIKSIASDPEIGQIYDGTVVKVMEFGAFVNFFGAKDGLVHISQLAASRVQKTSDVVKEGDKVKVKLLGFDDRGKTRLSMKVVDQTTGEDLEAKQKAEGQAPREAAGE, via the coding sequence ATGTTTAATACGCATTCCGTCGAGATCGACTGGGGTGGACGTCCCCTCAAGCTGGAAACCGGCAAGATCGCCCGTCAGGCCGACGGCGCCGTGATGGCGACCTATGGCGAAACCGTCGTGCTCGCCACCGTCGTTGCCGCCAAAGCGCCGCGCGAGGGCGTCGACTTCCTGCCGCTGACCGTCGACTACCAGGAAAAGACCTACGCCGCGGGCCGCATTCCCGGCGGCTACTTCAAGCGCGAGGGACGTCCGACCGAAAAGGAGACGCTGGTCTCCCGCCTCATCGATCGCCCGATCCGTCCGCTGTTCGCCGACGGCTGGCGCAATGAAACCCAGGTCATCGTCACCGTGCTCTCGCACGACATGGAGAACGATCCCGACGTGCTGTCGATGGTCGCGGCCTCGGCCGCGCTGACGCTGTCGGGTGCGCCGTTCAAGGGACCGATCGGCGCCGCGCGCGTCGCCTTCAGCAACGACGAATACATCCTCAATCCCACGCTCGACGAGATGACCGACACGCAGCTCGACCTGGTCGTCGCCGGGACGTCGGACGCGGTGCTGATGGTCGAATCCGAAGCCAAGGAGCTTTCGGAAGAGATCATGCTCGGCGCGGTCATGTTCGGTCATCGCCACTTCCAGCCGGTGATCAAGGCGATCATCGAGCTGGCCGAGAAGGCCGCCAAGGACCCGCGCGAAGTCACCACCATCGACAACAGCGAGATCGAGAAGGAAATGCTCGGCCTGGTAGAGCAGGACCTGCGCTCGGCTTACGCGATTCCGATCAAGCAGGAGCGCTATGCGGCGGTCGGCAAGGCCAAGGAAAAGGTGATCGCGCACTATTTCCCGGAAGGCCAGGAGCCGAAATACGACAAACTGCGCATCGCCGGCGTGTTCAAGGAGCTCGAAGCCAAGATCGTTCGCTGGAACATCCTCGACACCGGCAAGCGCATCGACGGCCGCGACAACAAGACCGTGCGCAACATCATCGCCGAAGTCGGCGTGTTGCCGCGCGCCCACGGCTCGGCGTTGTTCACCCGCGGCGAGACCCAGGCGATGGTCGTGACCACGCTGGGCACCGGCGAGGACGAGCAGTATATCGACGCGCTGTCGGGAACGTATAAGGAGACGTTCCTGCTGCACTACAACTTCCCGCCCTACTCGGTCGGTGAAACCGGACGTCTCGGCGGCACCAAGCGCCGCGAGGTCGGTCACGGCAAGCTCGCCTGGCGCGCGATCCATCCGGTTCTGCCGCCGCACCACGAATTCCCCTACACGGTGCGCGTGGTCTCCGAGATCACCGAATCCAACGGCTCGTCGTCGATGGCCTCGGTATGCGGCGCCTCGCTGGCGCTGATGGATGCAGGCGTTCCCTTGAAGCGGCCGACCGCGGGCATCGCGATGGGCCTGATCCTGGAAGGCTCCCGCTTTGCAGTCCTGTCCGACATCCTCGGCGACGAGGATCATCTCGGCGACATGGACTTCAAGGTGGCCGGCACCGACCAGGGCATCACCTCGCTGCAGATGGACATCAAGATCGAGGGCATCACCGAGGAGATCATGAAGGTCGCACTCGGCCAGGCCAGGGAGGGGCGCGTCCACATTCTCGGCGAGATGGCCAAGGCGCTGACCAACGCTCGCGCCGAGCTCGGCGAATACGCGCCGCGCATCGAAACCTTCAAGATCGCAACCGACAAGATCCGTGAAGTGATCGGCACCGGCGGCAAGGTGATCCGCGAGATCGTCGAGAAGACCGGCGCCAAGGTCAACATCGAGGACGACGGCACCGTCAAGGTCGCCTCCAACGACGGCGAGGCGATGAAGGCCGCGATCAAGTGGATCAAGTCGATCGCCTCCGATCCGGAGATCGGCCAGATCTACGACGGCACCGTGGTCAAGGTGATGGAGTTCGGCGCCTTCGTGAACTTCTTCGGCGCCAAGGACGGCCTCGTCCATATCAGCCAGCTCGCCGCCAGCCGCGTGCAGAAGACCTCCGACGTCGTCAAGGAAGGCGACAAGGTCAAGGTCAAGCTGCTCGGCTTCGACGACCGCGGCAAGACCCGGCTGTCGATGAAGGTCGTGGACCAGACCACCGGCGAGGACCTCGAGGCCAAGCAGAAGGCGGAAGGCCAGGCACCGCGCGAAGCGGCCGGCGAGTAA
- the rpsO gene encoding 30S ribosomal protein S15, translating to MSITAERKAEVIKTNATKAGDTGSPEVQVAILSERINNLTGHFKTHVKDNHSRRGLLKLVSTRRSLLDYIKKKDEARYKALLEKHNIRR from the coding sequence ATGTCGATTACCGCCGAACGCAAAGCGGAAGTCATCAAGACGAATGCCACCAAAGCCGGCGACACCGGCTCGCCCGAGGTCCAGGTTGCGATCCTGTCGGAACGCATCAACAACCTCACGGGCCACTTCAAGACCCACGTGAAGGACAATCATTCACGCCGCGGTCTCCTGAAGCTCGTGTCGACGCGCCGCTCCCTTCTCGACTACATCAAGAAGAAGGACGAGGCGCGTTACAAGGCGTTGCTCGAAAAGCATAACATTCGTCGTTGA
- the truB gene encoding tRNA pseudouridine(55) synthase TruB, with translation MTMPTANRVVEQQTADSHDAEKNIFSDSRNDGERHVDDGKRRTNNDPRHNKQPRQNNQPRRDKRDVHGWVILDKPIGMTSTHAVAVLKRLFQAKRAGHAGTLDPLASGGLPIALGEATKTVPFVMDGRKRYRFTVAWGEERDTDDTEGRVTQTSELRPSADAIRALLPQFTGLIEQIPPQYSAIKVQGERAYDLARDGETVELKPRPVEIHELTLVEHGDNGQSVFEAECGKGTYVRALARDIGRILGCFGHICALRRTLVGPFRETDMIPLEELEALCNRAASGEGSLADALLPVETALDDIPALAVTRADAARLHRGQAVLLRGRDAPNSSGTVYVTVAGRLLALAEIGNGELIPKRVFNLTGLTASPGRSNERV, from the coding sequence ATGACGATGCCCACCGCCAACCGCGTGGTCGAGCAGCAAACTGCCGATTCGCACGACGCTGAGAAAAATATTTTTTCCGATTCGCGCAACGATGGTGAACGCCACGTCGACGACGGCAAACGCCGCACCAACAACGACCCGCGTCACAACAAGCAGCCGCGCCAGAACAACCAGCCGCGACGCGACAAGCGCGACGTTCATGGCTGGGTGATTCTCGACAAGCCGATCGGCATGACTTCGACGCATGCGGTTGCGGTGCTCAAACGCCTGTTCCAGGCCAAGCGCGCCGGCCATGCCGGTACGCTCGATCCGCTGGCGTCCGGCGGCCTGCCGATCGCACTCGGCGAGGCCACCAAGACGGTTCCGTTCGTGATGGACGGCCGCAAGCGCTACCGTTTCACGGTCGCCTGGGGCGAGGAGCGCGACACCGACGATACCGAGGGGCGGGTGACCCAGACCAGCGAGCTCCGCCCGTCGGCGGATGCCATCCGGGCCCTGCTGCCCCAGTTCACCGGCCTGATTGAGCAGATCCCGCCGCAGTATTCGGCGATCAAGGTTCAGGGCGAGCGGGCCTATGACCTGGCGCGGGACGGCGAAACCGTCGAATTGAAGCCCCGGCCGGTCGAGATTCACGAATTAACCCTTGTAGAACATGGAGATAACGGCCAGTCCGTGTTCGAGGCGGAGTGCGGTAAGGGCACCTATGTCCGGGCGCTGGCCCGCGATATCGGCCGGATTCTGGGCTGTTTCGGCCATATCTGCGCGTTGCGGCGGACCCTGGTCGGCCCGTTCCGCGAGACGGACATGATTCCGCTGGAAGAGTTGGAGGCTTTGTGCAATAGAGCCGCGTCTGGCGAGGGAAGCCTCGCCGACGCGCTTTTGCCCGTTGAGACCGCGCTGGACGACATCCCGGCACTGGCCGTCACACGGGCTGATGCGGCAAGGCTCCACCGGGGCCAGGCCGTTTTGTTGCGCGGACGGGATGCGCCCAATAGTAGCGGCACAGTCTATGTCACGGTGGCAGGCCGCCTTTTGGCGCTTGCCGAAATTGGCAATGGCGAACTCATCCCCAAGCGCGTGTTCAACCTGACCGGGCTGACTGCCAGTCCCGGTCGCAGCAATGAGAGAGTTTGA
- the rbfA gene encoding 30S ribosome-binding factor RbfA, with protein sequence MPRHHNKSSAPGGSQRQLRVGETVRHALADILSHGNVHDPDLEGHIITVPEVRMSPDLKLATIYVMPLGGRDTDVVIAALERNKKFLRGEIAHRVNLKFAPDLRFRVDERFDEAERIEKLLRTPAVQRDLAPDSDDK encoded by the coding sequence ATGCCCCGCCACCACAACAAGAGTTCCGCTCCCGGCGGCTCGCAACGCCAATTGCGCGTTGGCGAGACCGTACGCCATGCGCTCGCCGATATTCTATCGCACGGTAACGTGCACGACCCCGACCTCGAAGGCCACATCATCACCGTTCCCGAGGTGCGAATGTCGCCGGACCTGAAACTCGCGACGATTTACGTGATGCCGCTCGGTGGGCGCGACACCGACGTCGTGATTGCGGCGCTCGAGCGCAACAAGAAGTTCCTGCGCGGCGAGATCGCGCATCGCGTTAACTTAAAATTTGCTCCCGACCTTCGCTTTCGCGTCGACGAACGATTCGATGAAGCGGAACGGATCGAGAAATTACTGAGAACACCTGCGGTGCAGAGAGACCTCGCACCCGATTCGGACGACAAGTGA